Proteins from a single region of Pangasianodon hypophthalmus isolate fPanHyp1 chromosome 7, fPanHyp1.pri, whole genome shotgun sequence:
- the LOC128318588 gene encoding sorbin and SH3 domain-containing protein 2-like — protein MLMPSQCLSLLSCCSWWIYKGGDISTMHSAHLNGQNPSHDTSFEVVASYGNNDQNEGLFTEKKSNNDTSHVSVATSQNDDQNEDTIILSASDDLKNGWQSERESPKPRSWSYDDLLSDGQDKGMGKWPEGIVSVMQNGEQKVFSHSDNRNSEECRERSRHCSAHTAPGFLKLYKKMHYINRQELSNSHVCSVKTRIQNYESDQRKDHCLSNNGSSSEIPHDMVHNRISEFERLIQKSKSMPNLEGDCQNTGPSRITNQNRSYSIESLLDEEPQARNPPEGQPQYHKIVPTVPIHIQGSNNHIRCPTVQQDFSDSDHDAVVSDVGDFVQIEGSSYCSESDFDHCSFTSSESFCGSGHHHQYNRQLVSSCKGVCPASFTRFTTMIKHERAKKEQRHRLHVEESDIGLSKLAFLVSPVPFRRKKNSHIPKPKRCMYRALDSALKDIYEHICTEKRRGSLPENSILHRLLAELLPEVPERKSSLQALDQSSPAQLSPCHALPDGMYMQDQPEYSHLACSSSCHHKDNNQSNHNATRCSQGGLY, from the coding sequence ATGTTAATGCCTtctcaatgtctctctctcttgtcatgCTGCTCGTGGTGGATATATAAAGGTGGGGATATTAGCACAATGCACTCAGCACATTTAAATGGTCAGAATCCGAGCCATGATACCTCATTTGAAGTAGTGGCCTCATATGGAAATAATGACCAAAATGAGGGCttattcactgaaaaaaaatcaaacaatgaTACCTCACATGTTTCAGTAGCCACATCTCAAAATGATGACCAAAATGAAGACACAATCATTCTGTCTGCCTCAGACGACTTAAAGAATGGCTGGCAATCAGAACGAGAGAGTCCTAAGCCCAGATCCTGGAGCTATGACGATCTTCTCTCTGATGGTCAGGATAAAGGAATGGGAAAATGGCCTGAAGGCATTGTCTCGGTGATGCAGAATGGAGAACAAAAAGTTTTTTCCCACAGTGACAATAGGAATTCTGAGGAATGCAGAGAGCGCAGCCGACACTGCTCAGCCCATACTGCACCAGGTTTCCTCAAATTGTACAAGAAGATGCACTACATCAACCGACAAGAGCTTAGCAATTCACATGTTTGCTCTGTCAAAACCAGGATTCAGAATTATGAGAGTGATCAGCGCAAGGACCACTGCTTGAGCAACAATGGTTCCAGCAGTGAGATACCTCATGATATGGTGCACAACAGGATCTCTGAATTTGAGCGTTTAATCCAAAAATCCAAATCCATGCCAAACCTAGAGGGTGATTGCCAGAATACAGGTCCTTCCAGGATTACCAACCAAAATCGCAGCTACTCCATTGAGTCCTTGCTGGATGAAGAGCCACAAGCCAGAAATCCTCCAGAAGGACAGCCACAGTACCACAAGATTGTGCCAACAGTGCCAATTCACATCCAAGGGTCCAACAACCACATAAGATGCCCTACTGTCCAGCAAGATTTCTCAGACAGTGACCATGATGCTGTTGTGTCTGATGTTGGTGACTTTGTACAGATTGAGGGCTCATCCTACTGCAGTGAGAGTGACTTTGACCACTGCTCCTTCACATCTTCTGAGAGCTTCTGTGGATCAGGCCATCATCATCAGTATAACAGGCAGCTAGTGAGCTCCTGTAAAGGCGTGTGCCCAGCCTCCTTCACACGCTTTACTACCATGATAAAACACGAGAGGGCCAAGAAAGAACAAAGGCATCGACTGCATGTGGAGGAGTCTGACATCGGCCTCAGTAAACTGGCCTTTCTGGTCAGCCCAGTGCCTTTCCGTAGAAAGAAGAACTCCCACATACCAAAACCCAAGAGGTGCATGTACAGAGCTCTTGACTCAGCCTTGAAGGACATCTATGAACACATTTGCACTGAAAAACGCAGGGGCAGCCTGCCAGAAAACAGCATCCTCCACAGGCTTCTGGCAGAGTTGCTACCTGAAGTTCCTGAGAGGAAGTCCTCTCTGCAGGCTCTGGACCAATCCAGTCCAGCCCAGCTTTCGCCTTGCCATGCCCTGCCTGATGGAATGTACATGCAGGACCAGCCAGAGTACTCCCATCTGGCCTGCAGTTCCTCCTGCCACCACAAAGACAACAATCAGAGCAATCATAATGCTACGAGATGCTCTCAAGGTGGATTATATTGA